One Salvia splendens isolate huo1 chromosome 22, SspV2, whole genome shotgun sequence DNA segment encodes these proteins:
- the LOC121787269 gene encoding 65-kDa microtubule-associated protein 2-like isoform X1, translating to MDMKQTTCGSLLQQLQQIWDKVCENYEVRDKILLQLDQECLDVYKRKVDLTLKSRAHLLQTLADARVELTNLLSDFGEKNFVGIPDKTSGTNKEQLQEHICGDCWN from the exons ATGGATATGAAGCAAACCACTTGTGGATCTTTGCTGCAGCAACTGCAG CAAATTTGGGATAAAGTTTGTGAAAATTACGAAGTGCGGGACAAAATTCTTCTTCAATTGGATCAGGAGTGCTTGGATGTGTACAAGAGAAAAGTTGACCTGACATTGAAATCTAGAGCCCACCTTCTTCAGACACTGGCAGATGCTAGAGTTGAACTCACCAATCTATTATCAGATTTTGGAGAAAAGAATTTTGTCGGAATT CCTGACAAGACGTCAGGAACGAACAAGGAACAGCTTCAAG AACATATCTGCGGAGATTGCTGGAACTAG
- the LOC121787270 gene encoding protein MOR1-like, whose product MPKSRCLSVNDTVEAMKVEVKNKVRLVRSMTLSCVTFCIETVTERPYLRFTRNMFPYAWRLICMDYQALNDGTPDVRNAAFSALAAISKMVGMRPLEKSPEKSG is encoded by the exons ATGCCTAAGTCCAGATGCTTGAGTGTAAATGACACTGTTGAAG CTATGAAGGTGGAAGTGAAAAACAAAGTTCGTCTTGTAAGATCGATGACGTTGAGCTGTGTTACATTCTGTATTGAAACAGTAACAGAGCGACCATACTTAAGGTTCACGAGGAATATGTTCCCATATGCATGGAG ATTGATCTGCATGGATTATCAGGCCCTTAACGATGGAACACCTGATGTGAGGAATGCAGCTTTCTCAGCTTTGGCGGCTATTTCCAAG atggTTGGCATGAGACCTTTGG